A genomic window from Astyanax mexicanus isolate ESR-SI-001 unplaced genomic scaffold, AstMex3_surface scaffold_37, whole genome shotgun sequence includes:
- the LOC125793105 gene encoding uncharacterized protein LOC125793105 — protein MASAQVYTCLECGMYSLDPLSTDTGNNSGICTKCEIVSTLVDKVNKLELHVRGLIRDRQQDSLLAAPGVSGRVSTPSTPALEPSQRGEWVTSRRHSRKAKANATAKATASPPEHHAPPVHMSNRFAPLSEAPTEEPVKGTLVIGDSIVRHVKLATPLGAPAATVTCLPGARAPDISGNLRLLGNRRYSRVVIHVGANNIRLCQSEVTKANGKEVIKQAQTLSEEVICSGPIPMRRGDEAYSRLSSLNRWMSKWCAENHVDFIDNWLQFEGKPGHNKVQGTGNHSDFDR, from the coding sequence atggcttctgctcaggtttacacctgtttagagtgtggcatgtatagcttagatcccttatccaccgatactggtaacaatagtggtatttgtactaagtgtgagatagttagcaccttggtggataaggtgaataagttagagctgcacgtccggggtttaataagggatagacagcaggattcactgttagcagccccgggtgtctcagggagagttagtaccccctcgactccggccttagagccctcacagcggggcgaatgggtaacgtctcggcggcatagtcgaaaggctaaggctaatgctaccgcaaaggccacagccagcccacctgaacaccacgctcccccagttcacatgtcaaacaggtttgccccgctcagtgaagcgccaactgaggagcctgttaaaggtactctggtgataggagactctatcgtccgacacgtgaaattagctactcctttaggggcaccagcggcaacagttacttgtttaccgggagccagagcaccggacattagtggcaaccttaggctgttagggaataggagatattcgagggtagtaattcatgtaggggccaataaTATTCGTCTGTgtcagtctgaagtaactaaggctaatggtaaagaggtgattaaacaggcccagacgctgtccgaggaggtaatctgctctggccccatcccaatgaggcgtggtgatgaagcttacagcaggctttcttcactgaaccgctggatgtccaagtggtgtgcagaaaatcatgtggactttatagataactggctacagtttgagggcaagcctggtcacAACAAGGTACAAGGCACAGGAAATCACAGTGattttgacaggtga
- the LOC125793106 gene encoding uncharacterized protein LOC125793106 yields MPHGIVYSLKFNLRAESPRDFADLLMSWKHLPNVSVYDFARGLTTHTNLWFPDVMPFQPNEGRLAECTPDNITAAQKGKLEVSLSWLLEKKVNPDPESHPTTGSSCHFALYDKFHESNTKDQRDVLRRINLVPELQGWLNSQVVEQLFGVMKKNNYFLNNMAPSTHVFMMRNIIHHRNVGTNQQLLDQQLHKGLKFHHMHTIALNEVGQAVLKEAFLSSTVQSSTDLLQERSFQSSSDMGNVQCGLQCEALTTFGNIKACRSSWTLGNHPNQEKLLSYVLDSERPGNELSQDWKNLFDKRRLSVLRHVPRHGGNHWKLLL; encoded by the exons ATGCCCCATGGCATTGTATACAGCCTAAAATTCAATTTGAGGGCAGAGTCTCCTCGGGACTTCGCTGATCTTCTCATGTCATGGAAGCACCTTCCTAATGTATCAGTGTATGACTTTGCCCGTGGTCTCACCACTCATACCAATTTGTGGTTTCCTGATGTAATGCCCTTTCAGCCAAACGAAGGAAGACTGGCAGAATGTACCCCTGACAATATCACAGCAGCTCAAAAAGGAAAACTCGAAGTATCTCTGTCATGGTTACTTGAAAAGAAAGTAAATCCTGACCCTGAAAGCCATCCTACAACTGGATCCTCCTGCCATTTTGCCCTGTATGATAAATTTCATGAATCCAACACAAAGGATCAACGGGATGTGCTGAGAAGGATTAACCTTGTACCAGAACTGCAGGGATGGCTAAACAGTCAAGTGGTTGAGCAGCTTTTTGGAGTCATGAAGAAAAACAACTATTTTCTAAACAACATGGCACCGTCAACACACGTTTTTATGATGCGGAACATAATTCACCATCGCAACGTTGGAACAAACCAGCAACTTTTGGACCAGCAACTGCATAAAGGCCTTAAATTCCACCACATGCACACAATTGCCCTGAATGAAGTAGGACAAGCTGTGTTGA AAGAGGCCTTTCTGTCATCTACTGTTCAATCCTCCACTGATTTGCTGCAGGAAAGATCTTTTCAGTCTTCATCTGACATGG GAAATGTCCAGTGTGGATTGCAATGCGAAGCGCTCACAACATTTGGTAACATAAAAGCCTGTAGAAGTTCATGGACACTGGGAAATCACCCTAATCAAGAGAAACTG CTGTCCTATGTCCTGGACTCTGAAAGGCCAGGAAATGAgctcagtcaggattggaaaaaCCTGTTTGACAAGAGAAGACTTTCTGTCCTTAGGCACGTCCCAAGACATGGAGGCAACC attggAAATTGCTGCTTTGA